In a single window of the Sediminicoccus sp. KRV36 genome:
- a CDS encoding transporter substrate-binding domain-containing protein, which yields MRRRALIAPPVLLAAPLVLARPAQARGAIELVTADHRPYAIAEGPEPGFVLTLVAEMFRMIGLQVVFRFLPWPEAEARAASLTGRAIAPLPRTPAREARFRWAVALFDDPSGFASLQQRPPDTLAEAQTLPRIAVLEGSWHEGFLRERGLANLVPMPGWPEALAAMRGHSVSAWFGALPLLRSHLGRVAQLGRPVVAQPAWLALNPATLDIPLVALSEAHAALEADGSLSQMLRPFLGAAA from the coding sequence ATGCGGCGCCGCGCGCTGATCGCCCCACCGGTGTTGTTGGCGGCCCCCCTGGTCCTGGCGCGGCCCGCGCAGGCCCGTGGCGCGATCGAGCTGGTGACGGCCGATCACCGCCCCTATGCCATCGCGGAAGGGCCAGAGCCCGGCTTCGTGCTGACCCTGGTGGCGGAGATGTTCCGAATGATCGGCCTGCAGGTGGTGTTCCGCTTCCTGCCCTGGCCCGAAGCCGAGGCGCGTGCGGCGTCGCTGACTGGCCGCGCCATCGCCCCGCTGCCCCGGACCCCCGCGCGGGAAGCGCGCTTCCGCTGGGCCGTTGCGCTGTTTGACGACCCCAGCGGCTTCGCCAGCCTGCAACAGCGCCCCCCCGATACCCTGGCCGAAGCGCAGACACTGCCGCGCATCGCCGTGCTGGAGGGCAGCTGGCATGAGGGGTTCCTGCGGGAGCGGGGCCTGGCCAATCTTGTGCCGATGCCGGGCTGGCCCGAGGCCCTGGCCGCGATGCGCGGCCATTCGGTCTCCGCCTGGTTTGGCGCATTGCCGCTGCTGCGCAGTCATCTGGGCCGCGTCGCCCAGCTTGGCCGCCCGGTTGTCGCCCAACCCGCCTGGCTCGCGCTGAACCCCGCCACGCTGGACATCCCGCTGGTCGCCCTCAGCGAGGCCCATGCCGCGCTGGAGGCGGATGGCAGCCTGAGCCAGATGCTGCGGCCCTTCCTGGGGGCTGCCGCATGA